The Populus alba chromosome 4, ASM523922v2, whole genome shotgun sequence genome contains a region encoding:
- the LOC118047350 gene encoding NAC transcription factor 25, producing the protein MEGTNSSSRSQHPQLPPGFRFHPTDEELVVHYLKKKAASVPLPVTIIAEIDLYKFDPWELPSKATFGEQEWYFFSPRDRKYPNGARPNRAATSGYWKATGTDKPILTSNGAQKVGVKKALVFYGGKPPKGIKTNWIMHEYRLIENSSSPSPPAADSATKKGGSLRLDDWVLCRIYKKNNSQRPMDQRDKEDSMEGMFATLQNSGHQNPKPPSASKHTTYASLLVNEDTFFEGILTGDGMQNGSISQLPSSSSKPNMSMAAPVSANTFTATRTLPPHQYWNDATGSPVGLANSSGKRFHGELNSGITGTQEDNTSFVSMLNQLPQSTPMVHPSTLLDGVLRQPFQLSSLNWNS; encoded by the exons ATGGAGGGTACCAATTCGTCGTCCCGGTCACAGCACCCGCAGCTGCCACCCGGCTTCCGGTTCCACCCTACTGACGAAGAGCTAGTGGTCCACTACCTAAAGAAGAAGGCTGCATCGGTTCCGCTACCCGTTACAATTATAGCTGAGATTGATCTATACAAATTTGATCCATGGGAGCTGCCAA GCAAGGCTACTTTTGGAGAGCAAGAGTGGTACTTTTTCAGTCCTAGAGACAGGAAATACCCCAACGGTGCTAGGCCTAACAGAGCTGCAACTTCAGGGTATTGGAAAGCTACCGGGACTGATAAGCCTATATTAACATCTAATGGAGCTCAAAAGGTTGGTGTCAAAAAGGCCCTGGTTTTTTATGGTGGGAAGCCACCGAAGGGGATTAAAACCAATTGGATTATGCATGAATATCGCCTTATCGAAAACAGTTCTAGCCCAAGCCCCCCTGCTGCTGATTCTGCCACCAAGAAAGGCGGCTCTTTAAGG CTTGATGATTGGGTTCTCTGCCGGATTTACAAGAAAAACAACTCTCAGAGACCGATGGATCAAAGGGACAAGGAGGATTCAATGGAGGGCATGTTTGCTACACTGCAAAATTCCGGCCACCAAAATCCGAAACCCCCTTCAGCTTCAAAGCACACAACTTATGCATCTTTACTTGTGAATGAAGATACCTTCTTTGAAGGGATACTAACAGGAGATGGCATGCAAAATGGTTCCATTTCTCAATTACCATCTTCAAGCTCAAAGCCAAACATGTCCATGGCCGCCCCAGTCTCCGCAAATACTTTTACGGCGACACGCACCCTCCCTCCTCATCAGTACTGGAACGACGCTACAGGATCACCAGTGGGGTTGGCTAATTCATCAGGGAAGCGCTTTCACGGTGAACTTAATAGTGGTATTACCGGAACTCAAGAGGATAACACCTCCTTTGTTTCTATGCTCAACCAGCTTCCACAGAGCACACCAATGGTCCACCCAAGTACTCTTCTTGATGGTGTTTTGAGACAACCGTTTCAACTTTCTAGCTTGAATTGGAACTCATAA